A DNA window from Mus pahari chromosome 13, PAHARI_EIJ_v1.1, whole genome shotgun sequence contains the following coding sequences:
- the Fgfr3 gene encoding fibroblast growth factor receptor 3 isoform X9, protein MDKKLLAVPAANTVRFRCPAAGNPTPSISWLKNGKEFRGEHRIGGIKLRHQQWSLVMESVVPSDRGNYTCVVENKFGSIRQTYTLDVLERSPHRPILQAGLPANQTAILGSDVEFHCKVYSDAQPHIQWLKHVEVNGSKVGPDGTPYVTVLKTAGANTTDKELEVLSLHNVTFEDAGEYTCLAGNSIGFSHHSAWLVVLPAEEELMEADEAGSVYAGVLSYGVVFFLFILVVAAVILCRLRSPPKKGLGSPTVHKVSRFPLKRQVSLESNSSMNSNTPLVRIARLSSGEGPVLANVSELELPADPKWELSRTRLTLGKPLGEGCFGQVVMAEAIGIDKDRTAKPVTVAVKMLKDDATDKDLSDLVSEMEMMKMIGKHKNIINLLGACTQGGPLYVLVEYAAKGNLREFLRARRPPGMDYSFDACRLPEEQLTCKDLVSCAYQVARGMEYLASQKCIHRDLAARNVLVTEDNVMKIADFGLARDVHNLDYYKKTTNGRLPVKWMAPEALFDRVYTHQSDVWSFGVLLWEIFTLGGSPYPGIPVEELFKLLKEGHRMDKPASCTHDLYMIMRECWHAVPSQRPTFKQLVEDLDRILTVTSTDEYLDLSVPFEQYSPGGQDTPSSSSSGDDSVFTHDLLPPGPPSNGGPRT, encoded by the exons ATGGATAAGAAACTGCTGGCTGTGCCAGCCGCAAACACTGTCCGCTTCCGCTGCCCGGCTGCTGGCAACCCTACCCCCTCCATCTCCTGGCTGAAGAATGGCAAAGAATTCCGAGGGGAGCATCGCATTGGGGGCATCAAG CTCCGGCACCAGCAGTGGAGCTTGGTCATGGAAAGCGTGGTGCCCTCTGATCGCGGCAACTATACCTGCGTGGTTGAGAACAAGTTTGGCAGCATCCGGCAGACGTACACCCTGGATGTGCTGG AGCGCTCCCCACACCGGCCCATCCTGCAGGCTGGGCTGCCGGCCAACCAGACAGCCATTCTGGGCAGTGACGTGGAGTTCCACTGCAAGGTGTACAGTGATGCCCAGCCACACATCCAGTGGCTGAAGCACGTGGAAGTGAACGGCAGCAAGGTGGGCCCTGATGGCACGCCCTACGTCACTGTACTCAAG ACTGCAGGCGCTAACACCACCGACAAGGAGCTAGAGGTTCTGTCCTTGCACAATGTCACGTTTGAGGATGCGGGGGAGTACACCTGCCTGGCGGGCAATTCTATCGGGTTTTCCCATCACTCTGCGTGGCTGGTGGTGCTGCCAG CTGAGGAGGAGCTGATGGAAGCTGATGAGGCTGGCAGCGTGTACGCAGGCGTCCTCAGCTACGGGgtggtcttcttcctcttcatcttggTGGTGGCCGCTGTGATACTCTGCCGCCTGCGCAGTCCCCCAAAGAAGGGCCTGGGCTCACCCACTGTGCACAAGGTCTCTCGTTTCCCGCTTAAACGACAG GTGTCCTTGGAATCTAACTCCTCTATGAACTCCAACACACCCCTCGTCCGGATTGCCCGGCTGTCCTCAGGAGAAGGTCCTGTTCTGGCCAATGTTTCTGAACTTGAGCTGCCTGCTGACCCCAAGTGGGAGCTATCCAGGACCCG GCTGACACTCGGTAAGCCTCTTGGAGAAGGCTGCTTTGGACAGGTGGTCATGGCAGAAGCTATTGGCATTGACAAGGACCGTACTGCCAAGCCTGTCACCGTGGCTGTGAAGATGCTGaaag ATGATGCGACCGACAAGGACCTGTCGGACCTGGTATCTGAGATGGAGATGATGAAAATGAtcggcaagcacaagaacatcaTTAACCTGCTGGGGGCATGCACACAGGGCG GGCCCCTGTATGTGCTGGTGGAGTATGCAGCCAAGGGCAACCTCCGGGAGTTCCTTCGGGCACGGCGGCCTCCAGGCATGGACTACTCCTTTGATGCCTGCAGGCTGCCAGAGGAGCAACTCACCTGCAAGGATCTCGTGTCCTGTGCCTACCAGGTGGCACGGGGCATGGAATACTTGGCTTCTCAGAAg TGTATTCACAGAGACTTGGCTGCCAGAAACGTCCTGGTGACCGAGGACAATGTGATGAAGATTGCAGACTTTGGCCTGGCTCGAGATGTGCACAACCTGGACTACTACAAGAAGACCACAAAT gGCCGGCTCCCTGTGAAGTGGATGGCACCAGAGGCCCTTTTTGACCGAGTCTACACCCACCAGAGTGATGT CTGGTCCTTTGGTGTCCTCCTCTGGGAGATATTTACGCTGGGAGGCTCACCGTATCCTGGCATCCCAGTGGAAGAACTTTTCAAGCTGTTGAAAGAGGGCCACCGCATGGACAAGCCAGCCAGCTGCACACATGACCT GTACATGATCATGCGGGAATGTTGGCATGCGGTGCCTTCACAGAGGCCCACCTTCAAGCAGTTGGTAGAGGATTTAGACCGCATCCTCACTGTGACATCAACTGAC GAGTACTTGGACCTCTCCGTGCCGTTTGAGCAGTACTCGCCAGGTGGCCAGGACACGCCTAGCTCCAGCTCGTCCGGGGATGACTCTGTGTTCACCCATGACCTGCTACCCCCAGGCCCACCCAGTAATGGGGGACCTCGGACGTGA